One window of the Eucalyptus grandis isolate ANBG69807.140 chromosome 6, ASM1654582v1, whole genome shotgun sequence genome contains the following:
- the LOC104448367 gene encoding probable disease resistance protein At4g27220, which produces MATEKSPNREIAEAEQERKPPSEREENIDEDTKRTLAIAATEVVGAGALPDYDYGWSCKLCGKQSVGLQALMGHFLFHRFLLGDDRVRSEAGEALKAKIAVESSNGRCDVEEGPHQPATASNEDATAAMPYVSSGVISTAVCPLPQPFPFTPAGRMMTETHSSFDPVSLVKIIPPNADEGESSIGVLPHDARTQSKPSTCGPAIENMKSIKRKREELTSRGVENMNESKWRKLKGCCSLGQAVKEFKEILPILERFLQETTTLAKGCSRRSPLVTTELVGGGTHRKINEIYSYLVQENISIIGVVGMVGVGKTAILTHVHNKLLENRAFDDVLWVNVPLEFSTYALQEEIANVVGLHNISNEKDVKRRASILYGHLRMKKSVLILDGLWMHFKVKDVGIPVEMGSVKLVLSTRSLDVCFMMLCQKQIKIKPLEREESWRLFLKVLCFAGKLPSDIEEIAKFIMHKCDGLPLGIIDIGTRMRGVEKVHEWKGMLQKFKDSRIELEAFKGLKLSYMNLGDHQVQ; this is translated from the exons ATGGCGACTGAGAAATCTCCGAACAGAGAGATTGCAGAAGCAGAACAAGAGAGGAAACCGCCTTCggaaagggaagaaaacatTGATGAAGACACCAAAAG GACATTGGCGATAGCCGCCACGGAGGTTGTTGGGGCCGGAGCTCTGCCTGATTATGATTATGGGTGGAGCTGTAAATTATGCGGGAAGCAGTCTGTGGGACTGCAGGCATTGATGGGCCACTTCCTCTTTCATAGGTTCCTGTTGGGCGACGACCGAGTTAGATCAGAAGCCGGAGAAGCGTTGAAGGCTAAAATAGCGGTGGAATCGAGCAACGGGCGATGCGATGTTGAGGAGGGTCCGCACCAGCCTGCGACCGCGAGCAATGAAGATGCAACGGCTGCCATGCCTTACGTGAGCTCCGGTGTCATAAGCACTGCCGTTTGTCCATTGCCTCAGCCGTTCCCATTTACTCCTGCTGGACGCATGATGACCGAGACGCACTCTTCATTCGACCCAGTATCCTTGGTTAAAATAATCCCACCGAATGCAGATGAAGGTGAATCCAGTATAGGGGTTCTTCCACATG ATGCCAGAACACAGAGTAAACCAAGTACTTGTGGGCCTGCCATCGAGAATATGAAATCTATCAAAAGGAAGCGGGAAGAACTTACGAGCAGGGGCGTAGAGAACATGAATGAGTCAAAGTGGAGGAAATTAAAAGGATGTTGCAGCTTGGGGCAGGCAGTCAAAGAATTTAAAGAGATTCTTCCAATTCTAGAAAGATTCCTCCAAGAGACAACGACACTTGCTAAAGGATGCAGCAGAAGATCTCCCTTAGTGACAACAGAATTAGTAGGCGGAGGGACTCACCGAAAGATTAATGAAATTTATTCCTATTTAGTGCAGGAGAACATTTCCATCATTGGTGTTGTTGGAATGGTTGGAGTGGGCAAGACAGCCATTTTGACGCATGTCCATAATAAACTCTTGGAGAATCGTGCTTTTGATGATGTATTATGGGTCAATGTGCCTTTGGAATTTAGCACATATGCACTGCAAGAAGAGATTGCCAATGTGGTTGGGCTACACAATATCTCAAATGAGAAGGACGTGAAGAGGAGGGCAAGCATACTGTATGGACATCTGAGGATGAAGAAATCTGTTCTAATTTTAGATGGCCTGTGGATGCATTTCAAAGTTAAAGACGTGGGAATTCCAGTTGAAATGGGCAGTGTAAAGTTGGTGCTCTCTACTCGATCACTAGATGTGTGTTTTATGATGCTCTGTCAaaagcaaatcaaaataaaacctCTTGAGAGGGAAGAGTCTTGGAGGTTATTTTTAAAGGTACTTTGCTTCGCTGGAAAACTCCCTTCAGATATTGAAGAAATTGCGAAGTTTATCATGCACAAGTGTGATGGTTTGCCACTTGGGATCATTGATATAGGGACTCGCATGAGGGGAGTAGAGAAAGTTCACGAATGGAAAGGCATgttgcaaaaattcaaagactcAAGGATAGAACTTGAGGCGTTCAAAGGACTGAAACTCAGTTACATGAACTTGGGTGATCATCAAGTGCAATAG
- the LOC104451479 gene encoding probable disease resistance protein At1g12290, which produces MALHMVTSTTHMVKAYMGLKEIPEEVFWTDCLERVYLQGNKIEEITHGISPNCPKLTRLLLNNNVMLGNIHTSFFRNLKVLKNLDLSNTRIAELPESVCHLDKLEVLLLRRCRALKLIPHVGKLGHLRKLDLQGCSSLDEVPEGMEMLVNLRYLDLDGTKIETLTQGVLGNLVNLQYLMIKKVRAGEVAKLKKLEALDCSVPDVETFNACMRFLEQNSSQQYKLVMDAPYHCESQTYRRIFINSCDHIIASIDGTSSDHCALIPESVQSLGVSRCHKLKSVMGWEWMITRFSKLEEIIVYNCDELEEIISGSLPSGATCFLTYLEVNGCNNMKRLLTQDISLHLLFLLEISIEDCKGIEVIIGTANMTHSFPKLIHLGPWNLPELKSICDGTMGCNSLRWISIYNCPKLRRIPLQLSLLDNGLLLLPPLFGRFG; this is translated from the coding sequence ATGGCATTGCATATGGTGACGAGCACAACTCACATGGTTAAGGCCTATATGGGGTTGAAAGAAATACCAGAGGAAGTATTCTGGACCGATTGCCTAGAGAGAGTCTATTTACAAGgcaacaaaatagaagaaattaCACACGGCATATCGCCAAATTGCCCTAAACTTACCAGGTTGTTGTTAAATAACAATGTCATGTTGGGAAATATCCACACTTCTTTCTTCAGAAATTTGAAGGTGCTGAAGAATCTAGATCTCAGCAACACCCGAATCGCGGAATTGCCGGAGTCCGTCTGTCACTTGGACAAATTGGAAGTACTGCTACTGCGGAGGTGTCGGGCATTAAAACTTATTCCTCATGTAGGAAAGTTGGGACACCTCAGAAAGTTGGACCTCCAAGGGTGTTCAAGCCTTGATGAAGTGCCGGAGGGAATGGAGATGTTGGTCAACCTGAGGTACCTTGACTTAGATGGCACAAAGATCGAGACATTAACACAAGGAGTGTTGGGGAATCTGGTGAATTTGCAATACCTTATGATTAAAAAGGTGAGGGCAGGAGAAGTAGCAAAATTAAAGAAGTTGGAAGCACTTGATTGTTCTGTTCCCGACGTGGAAACATTCAATGCATGCATGAGGTTTCTTGAGCAAAATAGTTCCCAACAATACAAGCTTGTGATGGATGCACCGTATCACTGCGAGTCTCAGACTTACAGGCGTATATTCATCAATAGTTGTGACCATATCATTGCAAGCATAGATGGAACAAGCAGTGATCACTGTGCTCTTATTCCAGAAAGTGTGCAATCATTGGGAGTGTCCAGGTGTCATAAATTGAAGAGTGTGATGGGATGGGAGTGGATGATCACTCGCTTTTCAAAACTGGAGGAGATTATTGTATATAACTGTGATGAATTAGAGGAGATAATTAGTGGGTCACTACCAAGCGGTGCCACTTGTTTTCTCACATATCTCGAAGTAAACGGATGCAACAACATGAAGAGGCTGCTGACGCAAGACATATCGCTTCACCTCCTTTTCCTCCTAGAGATATCAATCGAAGACTGCAAGGGCATAGAGGTGATAATAGGCACTGCCAACATGACGCACTCTTTCCCAAAGTTAATTCACCTGGGTCCATGGAATCTTCCGGAACTGAAGAGCATATGTGATGGGACCATGGGTTGCAATTCCCTCCGGTGGATTTCTATATACAATTGTCCGAAACTAAGGAGGATTCCTCTGCAGCTGTCCCTACTTGACAATGGGCTCCTTCTCCTCCCCCCTCTCTTTGGGAGATTCGGATAG